Proteins found in one Salvelinus alpinus chromosome 11, SLU_Salpinus.1, whole genome shotgun sequence genomic segment:
- the LOC139533362 gene encoding epididymis-specific alpha-mannosidase-like: MVTGVLEAEQIATSCNLFHNQDPYKYSALPLPRCQIEPFISTEPFQSWTGFYASRNVLKGIARRASSQLHAAETLFTRYRVSYPDGPVPKEEALQKLKVLRWAVSEVQHHDGITGTESPKVSDMYIEHLAQAMMGVEELLAALFLLPQALGPASNSEAFNRQDSHSKGSHQDLEQHIIVYNPLAWNTTAIINVTLTFPMATVFDDQGQAIPAQTQSSADSNTTYDLFIVVDLGGLQHRKYLIKFSEKPGVEDRKETLTGSE; encoded by the exons atggtgacag gtgtgctggaggcgGAGCAGATcgccaccagctgcaacctgttccataatcaagacccctacaaatactcagccctgccacttccacgttgccagatc GAACCTTTTATCTCTACAGAACCTTTTCAGTCGTGGACTGGGTTCTATGCCTCCCGGAATGTTCTGAAGGGGATAGCCAGGAGAGCTAGTTCCCAGCTGCACGCTGCAGAGACTCTGTTCACTCGGTACCGGGTCAGCTACCCAGATGGACCGGTCCCTAAAGAAGAGGCCCTGCAGAAGCTGAAGGTCCTCCGCTGGGCTGTCTCTGAG GTACAGCACCATGATGGGATCACGGGGACAGAGTCTCCCAAGGTGTCTGACATGTACATAGAGCACCTGGCCCAGGCTATGATGGGAGTAGAGGAACTTCTGGCTGCCCTCTTCCTCCTGCCCCAGGCCCTGGGCCCCGCTAGCAACTCTGAAGCCTTCAATAGACAAGACTCTCATAGCAAGG GCTCCCATCAGGACCTGGAGCAGCACATCATTGTGTACAACCCCCTGGCATGGAACACCACCGCCATCATCAACGTCACGTTAACCTTCCCCATGGCAACCGTGTTCGACGACCAAGGACAGGCCATACCTGCACAG ACCCAGAGTTCAGCTGACTCCAACACGACCTATGACCTGTTCATTGTGGTGGACCTTGGGGGTCTCCAACACAGGAAGTACCTCATCAAGTTCTCAGAGAAGCCGG GAGTTGAAGACAGGAAGGAGACTCTTACCGGTTCTGAATGA
- the LOC139534642 gene encoding epididymis-specific alpha-mannosidase-like, whose amino-acid sequence MLDQDTNLLHSITDRHEKRTVRMTQDFWEYQVNGNVSAGPISDNYIFSANDSAVRAYKAVKMEIVPGKIITEIRQYFYREEADEDYTYSVTTRVPQSFPSGRLCYRLEQSYSLGPLVVNTEAVLRTKTSLKNNRTLFTDDNGYQMMKRPSRTFVNDTVARNYYPMVRMAYIEDDSSRLVLLSERAHEASSQSEGELEVMLHRRLWNNQEWTLGYNLTLNDSSVVRPVLWMTLGSLAATSSLYQREALELQHRPVVMPIDRPQKAWKKEPRTGSPIRPVVLPDNLHLLTLSVPGWFYSSNHTLHLRNMETGTPGSTQPDYDRVLLRIMHLYERGEDPVLSQPSTINMKEVLRGMGEVRALEERSLTGTWDIADLQRWKWKASEDPGRGESVGVKRSSVGVRGEFNVTISPKEIRTFFVYFKLK is encoded by the exons ATGCTGGACCAGGATACTAACCTACTGCATAGCATCACCGACAG GCATGAGAAGAGGACGGTGAGAATGACTCAGGATTTCTGGGAGTACCAGGTCAATGGGAATGTCAGCGCAGGGCCCATCTCTGACAACTACATCTTCAGTGCTAACGACTCGGCAGTGAGGGCGTACAAGGCCGTCAAGATGGAGATTGTCCCTGGGAAGATCATCACTGAGATCAGACAGTACTTCTACAG GGAGGAAGCAGATGAGGACTACACCTACTCTGTCACCACCAGAGTACCACAGAGTTTCCCCAGCGGCAGGCTGTGTTACAGGCTGGAGCAGAGCTACTCGCTGGGCCCCCTGGTGGTCAACACCGAGGCTGTCCTCAGGACCAAGACCAGCCTGAAGAACAACAGGACTCTGTTTACTGACGACAACGGGTACCAGATGATGAAGAGGCCTTCCAGGACGTTCGTCAATGATACTGTTGCCAGA AACTACTACCCCATGGTTCGAATGGCCTACATTGAAGATGACTCTAGCAGACTGGTCCTCCTCAGTGAGAGAGCTCACGAGGCATCCAGCCAGAGTGAGGGAGAGCTGGAG GTGATGCTCCACCGACGTCTGTGGAACAACCAGGAGTGGACTCTGGGTTATAACCTGACCCTGAACGACAGCTCGGTGGTGAGGCCTGTCCTGTGGATGACACTGGGCTCCCTGGctgctacctcctctctctaccagagGGAGGCGCTAGAGCTGCAGCACAGACCTGTGGTCATGCCCATCGACAGGCCAC AGAAAGCCTGGAAGAAGGAGCCTCGGACCGGATCTCCGATTCGCCCCGTGGTCCTGCCTGACAACCTCCACCTGCTGACGCTGAGTGTCCCGGGCTGGTTCTACAGCTCCAACCACACCCTGCACCTCCGCAACATGGAGACCGGTACCCCTGGGTCCACACAGCCGGACTACGATCGTGTCCTACTGAGGATCATGCATCTGTATGAGAGGGGGGAAGACCCGGTTCTGTCTCAGCCGTCTACCATTAACATGAAG GAAGTGCTGCGGGGCATGGGGGAAGTGAGAGCGTTGGAGGAGCGCTCTCTCACAGGAACCTGGGATATCGCCGACCTCCAGAGGTGGAAGTGGAAGGCTTCAGAAGACCCAGGGAGGGGTGAGAGTGTTG GGGTCAAGAGGTCAAGTGTTGGTGTAAGAGGAGAGTTCAACGTGACCATATCACCCAAAGAAATCAGGACCTTCTTTGTTTACTTCAAGCTCAAGTAG
- the LOC139534646 gene encoding uncharacterized protein, whose protein sequence is MKHLLVWLLLSFLCSLSSWGIRDTLVVIQSPHNVTVTEGDTVQIQCCWNTNVSRGTVQLHKKEHTEIKYNSLRVNNSQCHDRASQQTVACNCSHWTISNLTRNDTGTYICKVTIEIPSLIESKGNGTRITVTSQNTTNNDSSEGNLPQLLPIMIPLAVLPLFLIALLCLYRARKRHHGGAPDRATRVIHEAPNHEDEELKMEELEEAANQSSSSRGSTQWCQVQVYESLDYMALPTQDKG, encoded by the exons ATGAAGCATCTGTTGGTCTGGctgctcctctccttcctctgttccctctcttctTGGG gtaTAAGGGACACGTTGGTGGTGATCCAGTCTCCTCATAATGTAACAGTAACAGAGGGGGACACTGTTCAGATCCAGTGCTGCTGGAATACAAATGTGTCAAGAGGGACAGTTCAGTTGCATAAAAAAGAACACACCGAGATAAAATATAATAGTTTACGGGTCAACAACAGTCAGTGTCATGACAGGGCATCTCAACAGACTGTAGCCTGTAACTGCTCACATTGGACCATCTCAAACCTCACTAGAAATGACACGGGAACTTACATCTGTAAAGTTACTATAGAGATACCATCTCTTATTGAATCCAAGGGGAATGGGACACGGATAACAGTTACGTCCCAAAATACGACAAACAATG ATTCCTCAGAAGGAAATCTGCCCCAACTGCTGCCTATCATGATTCCACTTGCTGTCCTGCCACTGTTCCTCATCGCTCTCCTCTGCCTGTACAGGGCACGGAAAAGACACCACG GTGGTGCCCCAGACAGAGCAACCAGGGTGATCCACGAGGCCCCCAACCATGAGGACGAGGAGTTGAAGATGGAGGAGCTGGAAGAGGCCGCCAACCAGAGCTCCTCCTCCAGAGGATCCACCCAATGG tgtcaaGTCCAGGTGTATGAATCACTTGATTACATGGCTTTACCAACCCAAGACAAAGGTTAA